The sequence TAGCTGATCTTGCTGGTTGCATGCAGTGCGTGAAATATGGGCTTTAGATTTTTAGCCCTTAGCGCATTTGCCAAAATAGCCGTGTGCGAGTAGCCATGATGCACTCTATCATCTATCGGCAGAGCATAAATTTGCTCTGGAAAGCTAAAGCTTTTAGCAAATTTCTTAAATGCAAATTTAGCTAAATTTTTATAGATAAAAAGTCCATGCATTTGGTGCTTTGAGTGGATGAGCTCTTTGATCTCAGAGTAGCCGTAGAAGCTATAAATTTTAAAGCCCTCTAGCTCTCTTACTACAGGGCTTGGCTCGCTTAAAATTTGCGAGCAGGTTTTACAAAATGTCTTTAGTGTAAAGCTCTTGCAAAACGCACAAAACATCAGCTATTTAAGATAGCGATCGCAGAGCGCTTAACAGCGTCATTTATGATGTCTGTTAAGAATGGCTTAAATGCTCCGCCAGTGCGAACTAGCTCAAATTTGGTTTGGTTGTTTGAGATATTTTTGATGATACTTTGATCGCCTTTTTGGATTTTAAGAGTGATCTTTATCTTGCCCTTTGTGTTGTCGCTGCCATATCCGCTCATATTTGCTTCAAATTCGTTTATGAAAACTTCAACCACGACGCCACCCATGCCATTTACATTTGCGCCATGAGCTATGAGCTCTTTTTTAAGAGAATCACCAAAGTAGGTCGCAAGGTCATTTTGAAGCACGACGTATTCATCTACGGTGCCCTTGCCATCTGTTATAGTTGCAATAGTGCTTTTGTTTTTGCGGCTATCATGTACTGCACTTATATAGACCTCAAAACCACTGTTTTGTTGATTTGAAACGATAGCCTTATAAGGATCAAAGGCAACTACTGTCTGAGTAGGCGCACAACCGCTCAAGAATAGGACAAAAAGTCCAAAGATAGCTAGAAATTTAAATTTACTCATATTTTTCCTTTCAAAGTTTAGTGATCTCATCGGCTACTTTTATCGCAGCTTGTTTAACTAAAAGTGCGATAAAAAAGTCAAATTGACCAGACTCTGAAACCTCTAGCTTCTCCACATGGTGTCTAGTCGAGATTGGTAACGTTTTTTTGAAATTTATATTTGAAAGAATAAGAAGCCCATTTAGATGTCCATTTAAAATTTCTGAACTTCCCGAATAGCTTCCTCTAAGCTCGTCAAATCTAAAATCAAGCCTGTACGTATAAGGTGATGTTTGAGTATCGACAACAACGATTCCACGAGAATTTAACTCACGTTGCAAGAACATGTAAAAAAGCACTTCAAGGCGTGGATTTGAGTTAAAAACTGCAGTATTTCCTTCAACACCTGTGTAATATATCGATCTTGCGCTACTTCTAGCATCGACGATCCTGTGGAAATAAACCTTTTTTAGCCCAACATTAGTATCGATCATATTTTTTTCCAAGCAGCAGTTTATTGCTACATCACTTTTATATTTGACACCATTTATAAAAAGACCATCGCCCCTGCCTTTACAAGCGCTGCAGTCAGCCGGTATCCTCATAACCTCTTCAAAATACATCTTATCTTCGCTACTTATGCTCGCACTTTGCACGCCGTCTATGCCCTCGCACGATAGACAAAGGCTAGCTTTAGCCATGCAGCCAATTAGAAAGATAGCTGCAAAAAC comes from Campylobacter concisus and encodes:
- a CDS encoding ComF family protein; amino-acid sequence: MFCAFCKSFTLKTFCKTCSQILSEPSPVVRELEGFKIYSFYGYSEIKELIHSKHQMHGLFIYKNLAKFAFKKFAKSFSFPEQIYALPIDDRVHHGYSHTAILANALRAKNLKPIFHALHATSKISYSGKDLQFRQNNPRNFKILKKITAPVILVDDIVTTGTTILEAKNTLEKAGVKVLFALVLADAKH
- a CDS encoding YajG family lipoprotein — translated: MSKFKFLAIFGLFVLFLSGCAPTQTVVAFDPYKAIVSNQQNSGFEVYISAVHDSRKNKSTIATITDGKGTVDEYVVLQNDLATYFGDSLKKELIAHGANVNGMGGVVVEVFINEFEANMSGYGSDNTKGKIKITLKIQKGDQSIIKNISNNQTKFELVRTGGAFKPFLTDIINDAVKRSAIAILNS